A single genomic interval of Gossypium raimondii isolate GPD5lz chromosome 11, ASM2569854v1, whole genome shotgun sequence harbors:
- the LOC105804281 gene encoding shikimate kinase 1, chloroplastic, producing MEAGVACKLNYPTWIRFGRKSTGSLRFDRIAKQEHKTRVVVSAHFPVQTPSNRHRSVSLEVSCSSYTNFSASTMETGSIHAPYDEALMLKNKSLEVEPYLNGHSIYLVGLMGSGKTTVGKILSHVLGYSFCDSDTLIEQEVNGMSVAEIFKLHGESFFRKKETEVLQRLSSKKQLVVSTGGGAVVRDVNWDYMQKKGIVVWLDVPLEALAQRIAAVGTHSRPLLHYEDGDPYTKALKRLSYLLEQRGKNYAKANARVSLEEIAGKLGYRDVSDLTPTEIAIEALEQIEVYLKEEDGMAIAGL from the exons ATGGAGGCAGGAGTTGCATGCAAGTTGAATTATCCGACATGGATTAGGTTTGGGAGAAAATCGACTGGTTCTTTGCGGTTCGATCGGATAGCAAAGCAAGAACACAAGACCCGGGTGGTTGTTTCGGCCCACTTTCCGGTTCAGACACCTTCCAATCGACATAGATCAGTCTCTTTGGAGGTTTCCTGCTCTTCCTATACGAACTTTTCAG CTTCAACAATGGAAACTGGAAGCATTCATGCGCCTTATGATGAAGCTTTAATGTTAAAG AATAAGTCACTAGAGGTTGAGCCATATTTAAATGGGCACAGTATATATCTTGTTG GATTGATGGGCTCTGGAAAAACTACAGTGGGCAAAATTCTCTCCCATGTACTCGGTTATTCATTTTGTGACAG TGACACATTAATAGAGCAGGAGGTGAATGGAATGTCTGTAGCTGAAATATTTAAGCTTCATGGGGAGAGTTTCTTCAGAAAAAAGGAG ACTGAGGTATTGCAGAGGCTCTCTTCAAAGAAACAACTTGTTGTTTCTACTGGTGGAGGTGCAGTTGTACGGGATGTGAACTG GGACTATATGCAGAAGAAGGGGATTGTTGTTTGGTTAGATGTACCTTTGGAAGCCTTGGCACAAAGGATTGCTGCAGTAGGTACTCATTCTCGTCCCCTTTTGCATTATGAAGATGGTGATCCATATACAAAG GCTTTAAAACGTCTGTCTTACCTTTTGGAGCAGAGGGGTAAAAATTATGCTAAAGCAAATGCCAGGGTTTCATTGGAAG AAATTGCAGGCAAACTAGGTTATAGAGATGTATCAGATCTTACTCCAACAGAGATCGCAATCGAg gcattggaacaaattgaagtgTATCTAAAGGAGGAAGATGGCATGGCCATTGCAGgattatag